The Pueribacillus theae genome includes the window GTGACGGTCATCGTCAATGGCCATAAAGAGGTCCTTGACGTGCAAATTAAAGAAGAGGTCGTTGATCCTGAAGATATTGATATGCTGCAAGATTTAGTACTGGCTGCCACAAATGACGCCCTAAAGAAAGCTGATGAACTTGCAAACAAAAGCATGGGGAAATTTACACAAGGAATGAACATTCCAGGCCTATTTTGATGCAGTTGTAGGCTTTAGATTTTTAATGATTGGGAGAGTGTAATGTGCGATATCCTGAACCGATAGCCAAGTTGATTGACAGCTTTATGAAATTGCCGGGAATTGGGCCGAAAACTGCTGTCCGATTGGCATTTTTCGTATTAGAAATGAAAGAAGAAGACGTGTTTGAGTTCGGGAAAGCACTTGTTAATGCAAAGCGGGATTTGACAAATTGCTCCATTTGCCAAAATATAACGGATCGCGATCCTTGCTACATCTGTGATGACTCAAGCAGGGATCGCTCTGTCATTTGTGTCGTGCAAGATT containing:
- a CDS encoding YbaB/EbfC family nucleoid-associated protein, which produces MGNMGGNMGGMMKQMQKMQKEMMKAQEELKEQKIEGTAGGGAVTVIVNGHKEVLDVQIKEEVVDPEDIDMLQDLVLAATNDALKKADELANKSMGKFTQGMNIPGLF